A stretch of Castanea sativa cultivar Marrone di Chiusa Pesio chromosome 2, ASM4071231v1 DNA encodes these proteins:
- the LOC142624051 gene encoding putative methyltransferase PMT3, translated as MTRGRSSDGVQKKRLITSVCAVTIFLGFLYVYYGSIFGSNNHGASALEYGSRSLRKLGSSYLGGDEDNDGKQDESSMRFALEDGEDEIRPKSFPVCDDRHSELIPCLDRNLIYQMRLKLDLSLMEHYERHCPLPERRFNCLIPPPSGYKVPIKWPKSRDEVWKANIPHTHLAHEKSDQNWMVVKGEKIVFPGGGTHFHYGADKYIASIANMLNFSNNKINNEGRLRTVLDVGCGVASFGGYLLSSDVITMSLAPNDVHQNQIQFALERGIPAYLGVLGTQRLPYPSRSFELAHCSRCRIDWLQRDGILLLELDRLLRPGGYFAYSSPEAYAQDEEDLRIWKEMSALVERMCWRIAEKRNQTVIWQKPLTNDCYMEREPGTQPPLCRSDDDPDKVWGVQMEACISPYSDHDHKVKGSGLAPWPSRLTAAPPRLADFGYSNEMFEKDTEVWQGRVENYWNLLSPKISSNTVRNLMDMKANMGSFGAALKDKDVWVMNVVPEDGPNTLKLIYDRGLIGSVHNWCQAFSTYPRTYDLLHAWTIVSDIVRKDCSPEDLLIEMDRILRPTGFVIFRDKQPVIDYIKKYLAALHWEAVATADSSSDSDQDGDDIVFIIQKKVWLTSESLRDSE; from the exons ATGACGAGGGGAAGATCTTCTGATGGGGTGCAAAAGAAGCGTTTAATCACTTCTGTGTGTGCTGTGACAATCTTCCTTGGTTTTCTGTATGTATACTATGGATCCATTTTTGGCTCTAATAACCACGGTGCATCAGCTCTAGAATATGGCAGCAGATCTTTGAGAAAACTTGGTTCATCTTACTTGGGTGGGGATGAAGATAATGATGGCAAGCAAGATGAGTCTTCGATGAGATTTGCGCTGGAAGATGGAGAGGATGAAATCAGACCAAAGAGTTTCCCT gTTTGTGATGATCGACATTCCGAATTGATTCCTTGCCTAGATAGAAACCTTATATACCAAATGAGATTGAAGCTGGACTTGTCTTTAATGGAGCACTACGAAAGGCATTGCCCTCTTCCGGAAAGGCGGTTCAATTGCTTGATTCCTCCTCCATCAGGATACAAG GTACCAATTAAGTGGCCAAAAAGCAGAGATGAAGTCTGGAAAGCAAACATACCTCATACTCACCTTGCACATGAGAAGTCTGACCAGAACTGGATGGTTGTTAAAGGTGAAAAGATTGTATTTCCTGGTGGAGGAACTCATTTTCACTATGGAGCTGATAAGTATATTGCTTCAATTGCAAAT ATGCTTAACTTTTCCAACAACAAGATAAATAATGAAGGAAGATTAAGAACAGTTCTTGATGTTGGCTGTGGTGTTGCAAGTTTTGGAGGTTATCTTCTTTCGTCTGATGTCATAACAATGTCATTAGCACCAAATGACGTGCATCAAAACCAAATTCAGTTCGCCCTAGAAAGAGGAATTCCAGCATATCTTGGTGTTTTAGGGACCCAGAGGCTCCCTTACCCTAGCAGATCTTTTGAACTTGCTCACTGTTCTCGATGTAGGATTGATTGGCTTCAAAGGGATGGAATTCTTCTTCTTGAGCTTGATAGATTGCTCAGACCAGGAGGCTATTTTGCCTATTCATCTCCAGAAGCATATGCTCAGGATGAAGAGGATCTTAGAATATGGAAAGAGATGAGTGCCCTTGTGGAGCGTATGTGTTGGAGAATAGCTGAAAAGAGGAACCAAACAGTTATTTGGCAAAAGCCTCTGACAAATGACTGTTATATGGAAAGAGAACCTGGTACTCAACCTCCTCTCTGCCGGTCTGATGATGATCCAGATAAAGTTTGGGGTGTGCAAATGGAAGCATGCATCTCGCCATACTCTGATC ATGACCACAAAGTAAAGGGAAGTGGATTGGCTCCTTGGCCATCTAGATTGACTGCTGCTCCTCCTCGTCTTGCTGATTTTGGCTATTCAAATGAAATGTTTGAAAAGGATACG GAAGTTTGGCAAGGGAGGGTTGAGAATTATTGGAATCTCTTGAGTCCAAAGATTTCATCGAACACTGTGAGGAACTTGATGGACATGAAGGCAAATATGGGTTCATTTGGTGCTGCTCTGAAGGACAAGGATGTTTGGGTGATGAATGTTGTTCCCGAAGATGGACCAAACACTCTTAAGCTGATATACGACAGAGGTCTTATAGGCTCTGTTCATAACTG GTGCCAAGCCTTTTCAACATACCCCCGAACTTATGATCTGCTTCATGCATGGACTATCGTTTCTGACATAGTGAGGAAAGATTGCAGTCCTGAAGATTTGCTGATTGAGATGGATCGCATACTAAGGCCTACTGGTTTCGTAATTTTTCGTGACAAACAACCAGTGATTGATTACATAAAGAAGTACTTGGCAGCATTGCACTGGGAAGCAGTGGCAACAGCTGATTCCAGTTCAGATTCCGACCAGGATGGAGATGACATTGTGTTTATCATTCAGAAGAAAGTCTGGCTGACAAGTGAAAGCCTCAGGGATTCTGAATAG